Part of the Deltaproteobacteria bacterium genome is shown below.
GCGATCGGCTCGGAGAACCGCTCTAGTTCAAGGGCTTCGGCAAGAATCCCCCGAACTTGGCCGTAGGCGTCGACGATGCTCTTCCCGCCGTCCTTAAGCACATCCTCATATCCTCGAATCTGGTCCAGTACCTCTGGGTTTCTCCACTTAGATTGGGTACTCCGGTCGTATCGCCACCGGGTACGCGGATCGTCTTGCCGCTTGACCTCGACGAAACGCAGGCGGCCATCGTCCTCCAGGAACAACAGGTCTATCTTCTCCGTTTTTGCCTTTCCACGAAATCTAACCTCTATGTCGACGAGCTTGGGCTGCTCACTCTCCGCGTATCGCGACCAGTACGAGAATCTCCGGAAGAGCCGCGAGACAATCCAGCCTTCCTCACAGTCCCCGTTTTGTAACCGTTTGACGTGGCGACCTCTACAGCGTTCCTTGATGTCCGCGTAGAGCCCCGGCGTTAATTCGTAGAGAGACACCTCTCCGTCGCGGCATTCGCCATTGTACTTACGGTGTGTCTTCACCGACTTCGGTTTTACTCGAAAGGCCCTGCCACCCTCGTAGTAGAGATGGATCTCGTTTTCGCGAACTGCGGGAAAGACGCACCCTTCTGAGATGTCTTTCGTGATCTGCTCGTAGACGGGATTGATCTTCTTATGCCCCTTCAAGGTACCCCGTTTCCAGCATCTTTCGATGATCGCCATAACACCTAGACCTCCCACCAAACTCCGTCATTTTTCCGGACGACGTTCTCGATAAACTCCCCAAATCGGCCCGTCTCGAAAGAGTGAATCGGGACCAGCGTGCGGGGCGCTAGCGCTCAGGCCAAACGCTTGAGGTCGGCGACAGAGGCATGCCCTGATGTGTGAATCGTACGGCGGGGGATACCGTGCTGTTCGAGCCACTTCAGGACCCTCAGCGATCCCTTCTCCTTCAGATACCCTTCCCACATCGAATACGTGAAGCCGGCGCCGTCCACGACCGCCTGGACGCCATGATCGGTCATCGCCATCGGACGGAACAACAAAACGGCCCTGGTGGCCAAGTCGGGCAGAGCTTCCGGGAAAATCCGGTTCGCCCTGTGACGCCCCAGGTCGTCGAACAGGCCTTTCTCCTTGATAAACACACCCTGGCGGTGGGGAATGTAGACCCGTACCTCGTCCCAACTCGCTTGCGGGATGCGTTCCCGGCCGGTGGCCTCCAGCACCACGGCCGTGTACAGGTCGATGAGCAGCAACCGGTCGGTCCGTTTGGTGGCCCGGAAGATCGTCACGAGGCGGTCGATGTTCTGGGACGAAGTCCAGACGAAGTGGATGCCTTTCGTTTCCCTGAAGGCCTGGACGAACTCCTGTTCAAGGTCGTCCTCGGTGGCGAACCCTTCGTTGGTTCCGGTCCGTCCGATAGTCGTCCCCTCCATAAGAAGGACGTCGATGTCCTTTGGCGGACGCGCGACCATCCCATCGAACAGCGTTCTCTTGCGCCCATGCGCGCGAAAATCGCCGGAGTAGAACACCCGTTTGCCGTCCGCCTCCACCAGCAGGGAGTAGGCGTCGAATGCGCTGTGGTCCACGAGATATGGCGTGACGCGGAACGGTCCGATCTCTACCGGTTTCCGGTTGGCGATGAAGTGCGGGTCGGTGAACGCGCTCCCGTTGGGAACATAGCCGCTCGCGGCCTTCATCACGTTGTGTGCCCCTTCGCCGATGTAGACGGGAACTTCCGGGCGAACGTACTTGGCCAAACCATAGTGGTCCATGTGAGGATGCGAGATCAGGACACCAAGCAGGCATTCGTCCAGGTCCCGGAAACCCGGCACCTGCGGCAGCAGATCCTTGTGCGCCTCGATGTCATCGGGAGCATCAAGCGGCAGGCCCACGTCCAGGGCGATGCACCTCCCCTGAGCCTCCATCTCGATGCAGGTGCCGCCGATTTCCTTCGTGCCCCGGTGAATACGGATTCTCATATGGATCCTTGGTTTTCACTCCTTGTGGCGCCAAAAGCCCCGAGAATCTTCTCCAACCCGTCATTCAGCATGCCGGCCACCTCCTCGTGATTCGGACCGAAAAAACCTCCCATCACCCTCCCATCGGCGTCTCTGAATCCGCCTTCCGCAACCCTCACGTTATACACCAAACTGGATTTTCGCCATCCCGTCAGATGAGCCTGTCCCTCGACATCTTGACCAAGCGCACCGTCGAGGCCCTCAGGCCCGACCTCAGGCCATGGATCGCATGGGACGACCGCCTCACGGGCTTCGGCGTCAGGATCCAGCCCTCCGGCGCCAAGACCTTCGTCGTCAACTACCGCACGGGGTCCGGCGGTCGCTCCGCTCCCAACAAGCGGGTCACCCTCGGCTGCTTCGGCCGCATCACTCCGGACCAAGCCCGGCGCACAGGAACTCCTCGGCAAGGTTGCCTCGGGTGAAGACCCCGCCCTGGATCGCGCCTAGGCCAGGGGCATGCCCACCCTCGCCTAGGCCTTCGAGGACTCCCTCCGCGCCAACCCCAGGCGAAAGCCCCGCACCGTGGAGATTAACCGCACGAACCTCAGGGTGTGCTTCGGGGACTGGCTCTCCCGCTCCCTCGATACCATTGACCGCAGCGACGTGGACGCCCGCTTCCACCGCATCACCGAGCGCCACGGCTGGGCCACCGCCAACCAGGCCGTCTCCATGCTGCGCTCCATCTACCGCCGCTCCAGCATCGACCACGAGGGGCTGCGCAACCCGGTCGAGCTCTGGATTGCGGGCGGCGGGCGATTGAACCGCAAGCGCCGCCGGCGCATCTCCTCCCCGGGCGAGGTGCTGCCCCGCTGGCGCGCGGGAATGGAGGCGGCAGGGCTACCGCCCGCGCACCGCGACATCTTCACCATTGGAGCCTATACGGGCATGAGCCTCGGCGAGGTGGTCTCGCTCCGCTGGCAGCGCATCGACCTGGACCATGGCATCCTGCAGGTCGAGGAGACCAAGACGGGTGAGCCCCTGGAGCTTCCGTTGACCCGGCAACTCGCTACGGTGCTGGAGCACCGCCGGGCCGAGGCTGGGGGCAGGGACGACGGCTGGGTGTTCCCCTCGTCTACGAGCGTCACCGGCCATCTCAAAACCTTCACCGCTACCATGCGGGCATCGGCAAGGCAGCGGGCACGCGCTTCTGGTTCCACGGGCTGCGCAATGCCTTCATCACTGTTGCCGAGCGCGACCTCATGCTGCCCCGCCCCCTCACCAAGCGCCTCGTCAACCACGCCCGCGACGACGACATCACCGAGGGCTACGCCGCCGACTGGACCGTCGAGCAACTTCGCGAGCCCGCCCAGCGCGTGGCCGACCGCAACGAAGCCCTGATGAACGCAACCTCACCCGCGGAGGGCATCCGTCAGTCGGACGGAGCCCAACACGTGCGGACCTGACGGCGGCGTCATCCGCACTACCAGCCTTCCGCTGCCTGTGCTACCAGACTCCTTACTACCGGAACCGACCTCGAAATCCGCCGTGGTGTTGCACCGGGTTCGATGTTGTGATGGAGTTCATTGACCCTGCAATCCCGCCAGGTTGTCGCTCCAGATACGAAAGGAGGTTCCTAATGAGAGGCTCCCTACGTTTGGCTCTTCTACCCGGCTTAATCCTTGTTCTAGTTTTGGTCGGCTGTCGGACTGACGTGACCGTGGATCTCTATTCCTCGGACCTGGACCGTGTTGCCAAGAAGCCAAGTGACACGGTTACTACACCGGCTCTCATGGCCATACAGATTCCCTCGGCAGACAAGTGTAACGAATACACTCCTCAGATAGTCGAGATCATGAAGGGGGTTGTTCAGGACTTCGAACCTAAAGGCTGCAAGAGCGCTCAGATGGACTCTTTTCTTTTGGGAGAGGTTAGTGCATTGGTAGCTGCCAAACAGGAAGCTTGGGATTCTGCCGACTCTTTGTTCGGCATAATGATCAACCCGAAAGGAGTTGTCTGGTTGTTTATGGATAGAGAGAAGTACACGACTCTTAACAAGAGAATGGAGAACAAATTTCATCAGGAACTGAACTTGGGAAAGTCTAAGGTCTCCGTAGTCGTGAACAACGATGGGCGCAAGACTGAGAAGTATGCTGTCGCCTATGTCATGGTAGACGGCAGACCTATAACGACCACGCAGGACGTTGAAGTGAAGCGTCGCCGTAAGGTAACGATCGAATTGTCTAACGTCGCCTCCAAGTACTTGGCCGAACACGGCATCGTACCTGTGATGCGGCTTGCAAAGAGGTAACTGGGGACACGGTCATCGTCATCGGGATTATACCTATCCGCTCCGGTATTGAGAACTGCTCTCCGGCAACGGGTGATGCAGTCCCGGACGGTACACTCACGACCGTCTCAGAAACCCCCGAGCAAGAAGCCGCAGAAACAGATCACGACCGCAAAAGACGAACGGCACGCCGTGCCGATCTGTAAGCTCGCGCATCCGCTCTACCAGAGCTTCAGACGCGACCGCATTGGAGACGAGCAGGACGACTGCGATCACCCGACCGGACCGGCTACGCGAGTTGAATGCTTCTTCAAGCTGGTCGGCGGCCTCGACGCCGACCTCTCCCTCGTAGTCCTTGACCTGTACCGGCACGATCCAGTCCAGGTTTTCTTCGAACGGATTGGGGATTACGATTTCAATATCAGCGCCGAGTTCGCGCGGGCCGCCGGTCTGGTTGACAGACACTTGAAACAGGGACTCCAGGGCCAACTGCAGCACCGGTTCCCACTCTTCGGCCCGTACCCTCTCGGGCAGAGCCCTCCCAAGCCGGTCCGCCATGAGGCCCAGCGGTTCCGTGAGCAGCTCAGAGACGACGCTCTCGACACGTCCAACAGGTGTCGAGCCGCCGGTTAGTTCCTCGGGCGTAAGGCCGCTTCGGCGGATCGCATCCAAACACGCGCAGTAGTCCCTGATGTTCCACAATCGCGCTTGGGCACGAAAACTTCGGCGAAGGCCCGCGTGGACCAAGGTGTGACCGTTGGAGACGCCTTTCGAAGTCAGGACCTCGACCGGCCGCACGTGCCCGAAGTCTCCGAACCTCTCCGCGATCTCGAAATAGTAGTCACCCGTAATCTCGCAGATCGTGAAGAGGCCGTCGCTCGGTACGTTCAGGACTGCAACAAGGTCCCCGACCTGCATGTAGTCGTCGTCCGCGCCGTTTCCCATCCGCCGGTGCCTACGGGCGCTTCTCTGGATCTCCGACAGGTTGTCGCCGTTGGCCCACAGATCTTGGATATGGTCGAGATCCTGACTCTTGTCATATCCCCAGCCTTGCCGGAGCCGTCCCGCGTGCAATTCGTCGAGTATGAACGTCCTGTGGTCTTCCTCAACCCGGCTTGTGCGCATAGCCCAACAGTTCGGCATTGCTTGCTCCTCGCGTTCGACAGTACGGCCATCCGTTGCGATGCTCGCCCTCGCAGTCTTCGCATCTTCATAGTCAGCAATTCCACTACGACTGCACCAACAAAAATTTCCGTTTTCCTCTACATTGGCTGTCCTCACCTAGAGAGAGACTACTGGCGCCGATGGTGCGCCGCGAGCGAAGCACATAGTTCGACAAGGCGCTGGTGAAGGCTGGAGGGCTCTACGATTCTCACGTTTTCTCCCCAGGTCACGAGATGCCAGCAGATTTCCTCGGTACCCCCCGCCTCAAAGCGGACCGTAAGAGAACCGTCACTATTCTCGACAGTGGTCTGGCTTGGATGGAATTGAAATTCTTTGGCGTCAGGCGCCGCATCAGCGTCGAAGCGGAGCACCACCTCGACGGGCCTTTCCTGGAACGTGCCGAACGAACGCTCCGCATAACGACGCAAGTCGAAGGCCGAGTCGCGCTCGAATGTCTCGTCGGTGATCCGGGCCTCGCTGACATTTGCAAGTCGCCAAAGCCTTGTATCGCTTCCTCGGTCCGTGCGTCCCACCAGGAAAGCGCGGTTGCCGTAGAGCACCCCGTAGGGCCGGACACGTTGGCGGCTGCGCC
Proteins encoded:
- a CDS encoding Arm DNA-binding domain-containing protein — encoded protein: MSLSLDILTKRTVEALRPDLRPWIAWDDRLTGFGVRIQPSGAKTFVVNYRTGSGGRSAPNKRVTLGCFGRITPDQARRTGTPRQGCLG
- a CDS encoding MBL fold metallo-hydrolase, with amino-acid sequence MRIRIHRGTKEIGGTCIEMEAQGRCIALDVGLPLDAPDDIEAHKDLLPQVPGFRDLDECLLGVLISHPHMDHYGLAKYVRPEVPVYIGEGAHNVMKAASGYVPNGSAFTDPHFIANRKPVEIGPFRVTPYLVDHSAFDAYSLLVEADGKRVFYSGDFRAHGRKRTLFDGMVARPPKDIDVLLMEGTTIGRTGTNEGFATEDDLEQEFVQAFRETKGIHFVWTSSQNIDRLVTIFRATKRTDRLLLIDLYTAVVLEATGRERIPQASWDEVRVYIPHRQGVFIKEKGLFDDLGRHRANRIFPEALPDLATRAVLLFRPMAMTDHGVQAVVDGAGFTYSMWEGYLKEKGSLRVLKWLEQHGIPRRTIHTSGHASVADLKRLA
- a CDS encoding tyrosine-type recombinase/integrase, whose amino-acid sequence is MEINRTNLRVCFGDWLSRSLDTIDRSDVDARFHRITERHGWATANQAVSMLRSIYRRSSIDHEGLRNPVELWIAGGGRLNRKRRRRISSPGEVLPRWRAGMEAAGLPPAHRDIFTIGAYTGMSLGEVVSLRWQRIDLDHGILQVEETKTGEPLELPLTRQLATVLEHRRAEAGGRDDGWVFPSSTSVTGHLKTFTATMRASARQRARASGSTGCAMPSSLLPSATSCCPAPSPSASSTTPATTTSPRATPPTGPSSNFASPPSAWPTATKP